A part of Paenibacillus sp. IHBB 10380 genomic DNA contains:
- the cysT gene encoding sulfate ABC transporter permease subunit CysT: MSQVKNIQRKVIPGFGITMGFSVFYLSLVVLLPLTALIFNSTGLTWDKFWHVATDPRVLASYRVSFTTSAVAALLDTVLGLLLAWVLVRYNFPGKALFDALIDLPFALPTAVAGISLTALYAQNGWIGSMLEPLGIKVAFTPIGITIALMFIGIPFVVRTVQPVLQDMEKDAEEAAAMLGAGRFRTFRKVLLPELVPPLITGFALAFARGIGEYGSVVFISGNMPMRTEIAPLLIMAKLEQYDYAGATAVAMILLFISFLLLLMINSFQRWTRRASR, translated from the coding sequence ATGAGTCAAGTCAAGAATATCCAGCGTAAAGTAATTCCTGGGTTTGGGATTACGATGGGGTTTAGCGTCTTTTATTTAAGCTTGGTTGTATTGCTCCCCTTGACGGCGCTAATCTTCAATTCTACAGGACTTACATGGGATAAATTCTGGCATGTGGCGACGGATCCTCGTGTGCTCGCATCTTATCGTGTTAGCTTCACAACTTCAGCGGTAGCCGCATTATTGGATACTGTGCTTGGACTCCTTCTAGCTTGGGTATTAGTACGATACAACTTTCCAGGAAAGGCGCTGTTTGATGCGTTGATTGATCTACCATTTGCATTACCTACTGCGGTAGCTGGTATATCACTAACTGCGTTATATGCACAGAATGGATGGATTGGCTCTATGTTAGAGCCACTTGGCATTAAGGTGGCATTCACACCGATTGGGATTACAATTGCGTTGATGTTCATTGGCATACCGTTCGTTGTACGGACAGTACAGCCTGTACTACAGGATATGGAGAAGGATGCTGAGGAAGCCGCTGCTATGCTGGGGGCCGGACGTTTTCGTACTTTTCGTAAAGTGCTGCTTCCTGAGCTAGTACCCCCATTGATCACAGGTTTTGCTCTAGCTTTTGCCCGGGGAATTGGAGAATATGGCTCTGTCGTATTTATCTCAGGTAATATGCCGATGAGAACAGAAATTGCGCCTTTGTTAATTATGGCGAAGCTAGAACAATATGATTACGCCGGTGCTACAGCCGTAGCGATGATTCTGCTCTTCATTTCATTCTTATTACTTCTCATGATTAACTCATTCCAAAGATGGACCCGCCGAGCCTCTCGCTAA